A region of Maridesulfovibrio sp. DNA encodes the following proteins:
- a CDS encoding NADH-quinone oxidoreductase subunit M: MQEIAYPVLTVLVFFPLLAAIGLFFLKGDNTVRMYTLGVSIIELALSFPLFSGFKLESAAFQFVERMDWVKQWGVEYYLGTDGISFLMVVLTIAVLPLCVLCSWNYIQTRVKEFHFCLLFMTAACVGVFTSLDLVLFYVFWEAMLIPMYLLIAVWGGPEKRYASLKFFLYTLAGSALLLVAIVAFRIAGGTFAIPELMEQNFTFSFQFWAFLALALAFAIKVPMFPFHTWLPAAHVQAPTAGSVILASVLLKMGTYGFLRFNLPLTPAASEYFAPLMIAISIAGILYGGIVALGQNDIKKVIAYSSVGHMGFVTLGIFLFNQRGLEGALFQMLNHGITTGGLFMMIGAIYERSHSRELGDNLGLGKYMPAYMFFWGLFALSSFGFPGTNSFVGEILVFVGAFEQNPWVGAFMVPGAMVAAAYMLRVSLKLAWGRPTSWKKWPDLNMREWTYLVIPAVFVLYIGLAPGLCFKVMDASLVKLEKDVKEGAKVVSIDKERPMDVALNSLKGILK; encoded by the coding sequence ATGCAAGAAATAGCTTATCCTGTTCTGACTGTCCTCGTGTTCTTTCCGCTGCTGGCGGCTATAGGGCTTTTCTTCTTGAAAGGCGACAACACCGTCAGGATGTATACACTGGGCGTGTCTATAATTGAACTGGCGCTCTCGTTTCCGCTCTTTTCCGGATTCAAACTTGAATCCGCCGCCTTCCAGTTTGTGGAAAGGATGGATTGGGTTAAGCAGTGGGGCGTGGAGTATTACCTTGGTACAGACGGCATCAGCTTCCTCATGGTGGTGCTGACGATTGCGGTTCTGCCGCTTTGTGTGCTCTGTTCCTGGAACTATATTCAGACGAGGGTCAAAGAATTCCACTTCTGCCTGCTGTTTATGACTGCGGCTTGTGTGGGAGTCTTTACTTCCCTTGATCTGGTTCTTTTCTATGTTTTCTGGGAAGCAATGCTGATTCCCATGTATCTGCTCATCGCGGTCTGGGGCGGACCTGAGAAACGTTATGCGTCTCTCAAGTTCTTCCTGTATACTCTGGCCGGTTCTGCATTGCTGCTGGTGGCTATCGTTGCTTTCAGGATTGCCGGCGGAACCTTCGCCATACCGGAACTGATGGAACAGAACTTTACCTTCAGCTTCCAGTTCTGGGCTTTTCTGGCTCTGGCTCTGGCTTTTGCGATTAAAGTACCCATGTTCCCCTTCCACACATGGCTGCCTGCCGCACACGTGCAGGCACCAACAGCCGGATCGGTAATTCTGGCCTCAGTGCTCTTGAAGATGGGAACTTATGGTTTTCTGCGGTTTAACCTGCCGTTGACCCCGGCTGCCAGTGAATACTTTGCCCCGTTAATGATTGCCATCTCCATTGCCGGAATCTTATACGGCGGGATTGTGGCTCTCGGGCAGAACGATATTAAAAAAGTTATCGCTTATTCATCCGTTGGCCATATGGGATTTGTCACTCTCGGCATATTCCTTTTCAACCAGCGCGGGCTGGAAGGTGCTCTCTTTCAGATGCTCAACCACGGTATTACCACCGGTGGACTGTTTATGATGATCGGGGCAATCTACGAACGCAGTCACAGCCGTGAGCTGGGAGATAACCTTGGTCTCGGCAAATACATGCCCGCATACATGTTCTTTTGGGGCCTGTTTGCGCTTTCGTCATTCGGATTTCCCGGAACCAACAGCTTCGTGGGCGAGATTCTTGTTTTCGTAGGCGCATTTGAGCAGAATCCTTGGGTCGGTGCCTTCATGGTTCCCGGTGCCATGGTTGCTGCAGCTTATATGCTGCGTGTTTCCCTGAAACTGGCATGGGGTCGTCCCACATCATGGAAAAAATGGCCTGACCTAAACATGCGGGAATGGACCTATCTCGTCATTCCGGCAGTTTTCGTCCTTTACATCGGCCTGGCTCCGGGACTTTGTTTCAAGGTCATGGATGCCTCACTGGTCAAGTTGGAAAAGGACGTCAAGGAAGGAGCCAAGGTTGTTTCCATAGATAAAGAACGGCCTATGGATGTAGCCCTTAATTCCCTCAAGGGAATTCTTAAGTAA
- a CDS encoding FeoA family protein: protein MTKNINLSKILEGRKYAVLGFETETSDYAHKLRKMGFIEGTQITLAPIKISDPMIFEIRGSRIALRKNEADQIKVEEL, encoded by the coding sequence ATGACTAAAAACATAAATCTTTCCAAGATCCTTGAAGGCCGAAAATACGCCGTCCTCGGTTTTGAAACTGAAACATCCGACTACGCGCATAAACTACGCAAAATGGGCTTCATTGAAGGCACACAGATTACCCTTGCGCCGATAAAAATTTCTGACCCAATGATTTTTGAAATTCGCGGCAGCCGAATTGCCCTGCGTAAAAATGAAGCTGATCAGATCAAAGTTGAGGAACTCTAA
- the gdhA gene encoding NADP-specific glutamate dehydrogenase: protein MEILELVKNRDPNEREFHQAVSEVVESIKPVLDRNPEYRSAGIMERIVEPERVIMFRVPWTDDDGDVHVNRGFRIEMNSAIGPYKGGLRFHPSVNLGILKFLAFEQVFKNALTSLPMGGGKGGSDFDPKGKSDMEVMRFCQSFMLELSRHIGPNTDIPAGDIGVGAREIGYMFGMYKKVRNEFTGVLTGKGLNWGGSLIRPEATGYGSVYFAAEMLNAQGQTFEGKTALVSGSGNVAQFTMEKLLELGCIPVTFSDSSGYIYDEKGVDREKLEYIMQLKNVRRGRVREYAEKYPEAVYTPVDPDLDFNPLWNHKADCAFPSATQNEINGKDASNIVANGVRVLCEGANMPTMPEGIDIFLDAKLLYGPGKAANAGGVSVSGLEMSQNSMRINWPREEVDSRLKHIMHSIHKSCMDTAEHYGTPFNYVNGANIAGFVKVAQAMLDQGIV, encoded by the coding sequence ATGGAAATTTTGGAACTGGTCAAAAACAGGGACCCCAATGAACGTGAATTCCATCAGGCTGTGAGTGAGGTTGTCGAATCCATCAAACCCGTTCTTGACCGCAATCCCGAATACCGCAGTGCCGGGATTATGGAAAGGATAGTTGAACCGGAACGGGTGATCATGTTCCGCGTACCGTGGACTGATGATGATGGTGATGTACATGTCAACCGCGGATTCCGTATTGAAATGAACAGCGCCATCGGTCCGTACAAGGGCGGTTTGCGTTTCCACCCATCGGTGAACCTCGGTATTCTCAAATTTCTGGCTTTTGAACAGGTCTTCAAGAACGCCTTGACCTCATTGCCTATGGGCGGTGGCAAGGGTGGGTCCGATTTTGATCCCAAGGGCAAGTCGGATATGGAAGTGATGCGCTTCTGCCAGAGCTTCATGCTTGAACTTTCCCGGCATATCGGCCCTAATACCGACATTCCGGCAGGGGATATCGGCGTAGGCGCCCGTGAGATCGGCTACATGTTCGGCATGTACAAGAAGGTGCGTAATGAATTTACCGGCGTACTCACCGGTAAGGGCCTTAACTGGGGCGGCAGCCTTATCCGGCCGGAAGCTACCGGTTACGGCTCTGTCTACTTTGCCGCTGAAATGCTGAACGCGCAGGGGCAGACTTTCGAAGGCAAGACGGCCCTTGTTTCCGGGTCCGGTAACGTGGCTCAGTTTACTATGGAAAAGCTTCTTGAACTCGGCTGCATCCCGGTCACATTCTCTGATTCATCCGGTTACATCTATGATGAAAAAGGCGTGGATCGTGAAAAGCTTGAATACATTATGCAGCTTAAAAATGTGCGCCGCGGCCGGGTCAGGGAGTATGCTGAAAAGTATCCTGAAGCTGTCTATACCCCGGTGGATCCTGATCTGGATTTTAATCCGCTCTGGAACCATAAGGCTGATTGCGCATTCCCTTCTGCCACTCAGAACGAAATTAACGGTAAGGATGCATCCAATATCGTAGCCAATGGTGTGCGTGTGCTTTGTGAAGGAGCCAACATGCCGACCATGCCCGAGGGTATTGATATCTTCCTGGATGCAAAGCTCCTTTATGGTCCGGGGAAGGCTGCCAATGCTGGCGGAGTGTCCGTATCCGGCCTTGAAATGAGCCAGAACAGCATGCGGATCAACTGGCCCCGTGAGGAAGTTGATAGTCGTCTCAAACACATCATGCATAGTATTCACAAGTCCTGCATGGATACTGCCGAGCATTATGGAACCCCGTTCAACTATGTGAACGGAGCGAATATCGCAGGTTTTGTAAAGGTAGCACAAGCCATGCTGGATCAGGGTATAGTATAG
- the feoB gene encoding ferrous iron transport protein B — translation MHKIERISIAGVPNCGKTTLFNALTGARQKVGNWPGVTVEKIEGTFSLAGTKVELVDLPGTYNLSPDTEDQKVAERVIRSGEYDLIINVVDATNLSRNLFLTMDLLERTDQIVILLNMLDVAESEGLDIDVDKLSKELGVAVIPVIAVDNNSVAKAIEALAVEAQKLPAHDSHPTRQEVMDTVEKYNYIDSIYNKVLKERKDRSQNFTNKVDNIVMNKFAAIPVFLISMFLTFWFAIGLGSVFIDFFDIMAGLIFIDIPAELLAKIGAPEWISVTLGGIGSGIQTVATFIPVVFFMFLALAILEDFGYMARVAVVADRFMRKIGLPGSAFIPMVVGFGCTVPAVMAARTLSSKRDRFMTIFMAPFMSCGARLPVYALFCVALFGAYSGLAVFLIYLSGLAMAIFTGFLLKKTLFKGTSSHFVMDLPLYHIPKMSAVFKSAWLRMKGFVKRAGVIVVTAVFVLSMLNSVGIDNGQLTFGNEDSQNSALSIAGKTISPVFKPMGIKEENWPASVALFTGLFAKEAIVGTVNSLYSSMDDDNAPAAKTTPEEEAGLDISGTVNEAFGTVIDGLAGVVTSVDLLGIGLISEDSATVSEEIGADVSVYKHLAANFTVYSAFAYLLFVLMYFPCLAVIGATKQEMGGFYSAVMAMYCTALGWSVATLFYQIAEGKNLFYMGIAVAILGGIYATLKYLGNKEVENEPQLRPLNL, via the coding sequence ATGCACAAGATAGAACGTATATCCATTGCGGGCGTACCAAACTGCGGTAAAACCACCCTTTTCAACGCCCTGACCGGAGCTCGCCAGAAAGTCGGAAACTGGCCCGGCGTTACCGTTGAAAAAATTGAAGGCACTTTTTCTCTCGCCGGGACCAAGGTTGAACTTGTTGACCTGCCCGGAACATACAACCTGAGCCCGGACACCGAAGACCAGAAGGTTGCAGAACGAGTCATCCGCAGCGGAGAGTATGACCTTATCATCAATGTTGTTGATGCCACCAACCTTTCACGTAACCTCTTTCTGACCATGGATCTGCTGGAACGCACCGATCAGATAGTTATTCTGCTCAACATGCTGGATGTGGCGGAAAGTGAAGGGCTGGACATTGATGTGGATAAGCTCAGCAAAGAACTTGGCGTCGCGGTAATCCCTGTAATCGCCGTAGACAATAATTCCGTTGCCAAAGCAATAGAAGCCCTCGCTGTAGAAGCACAGAAACTCCCGGCACACGACTCCCACCCCACTCGTCAGGAAGTGATGGATACAGTCGAAAAATACAACTACATTGATTCCATCTACAATAAAGTTCTCAAAGAAAGGAAAGACCGCAGTCAGAATTTCACCAATAAGGTGGATAACATAGTCATGAACAAGTTTGCGGCTATCCCTGTCTTCCTGATATCCATGTTCCTCACCTTCTGGTTTGCCATCGGACTCGGTTCTGTATTCATTGACTTTTTCGATATCATGGCCGGACTAATTTTCATCGACATTCCCGCTGAACTGCTGGCAAAAATAGGTGCTCCCGAGTGGATCAGTGTAACGTTAGGCGGTATCGGTTCCGGAATTCAGACAGTTGCCACTTTTATTCCGGTGGTATTCTTTATGTTTCTTGCGCTGGCTATCCTTGAAGACTTCGGTTACATGGCCCGCGTGGCAGTTGTTGCCGACCGCTTCATGCGTAAAATAGGGCTGCCCGGTTCCGCTTTTATTCCCATGGTTGTAGGCTTCGGCTGCACTGTTCCTGCTGTGATGGCAGCCAGAACCCTGAGTTCCAAACGCGACAGATTCATGACCATTTTCATGGCCCCGTTCATGTCCTGCGGCGCGCGCCTGCCCGTCTACGCCCTGTTCTGCGTTGCCCTGTTCGGTGCTTATTCCGGTCTGGCCGTATTTCTCATCTATCTCTCCGGTCTGGCAATGGCTATTTTCACCGGATTCCTGCTCAAGAAAACTCTTTTCAAAGGCACATCTTCCCATTTTGTAATGGACCTGCCCCTCTACCACATTCCAAAAATGAGTGCGGTCTTCAAGAGTGCATGGCTGCGCATGAAAGGTTTTGTTAAGCGTGCTGGTGTTATCGTTGTCACAGCCGTCTTTGTTCTCTCCATGCTCAACTCCGTAGGCATTGACAACGGGCAGTTGACTTTCGGCAACGAAGATTCCCAGAATTCCGCGCTTTCCATTGCAGGCAAAACCATCTCACCCGTATTTAAGCCCATGGGCATTAAGGAAGAAAACTGGCCTGCATCTGTAGCACTGTTTACCGGACTGTTTGCAAAAGAAGCAATCGTCGGAACCGTAAACTCACTTTACTCTTCCATGGATGACGACAACGCTCCCGCAGCGAAAACAACTCCGGAAGAAGAAGCAGGACTCGACATCAGCGGAACTGTAAACGAAGCTTTCGGAACCGTTATCGACGGCCTTGCGGGTGTTGTTACATCCGTGGATCTGCTCGGTATCGGACTGATCAGTGAAGACAGCGCTACTGTATCTGAAGAAATCGGCGCGGATGTATCAGTATACAAACATCTCGCCGCCAACTTCACTGTCTACTCCGCTTTCGCTTACCTGCTTTTCGTGCTTATGTACTTCCCCTGCCTCGCGGTTATCGGAGCCACAAAGCAAGAGATGGGCGGCTTCTACTCCGCTGTAATGGCAATGTACTGCACCGCACTGGGCTGGTCCGTAGCAACCCTCTTCTACCAGATCGCCGAGGGCAAAAACCTTTTCTACATGGGAATCGCCGTTGCAATCCTCGGCGGGATATACGCAACCCTGAAATATCTGGGTAACAAAGAAGTTGAAAACGAACCGCAGCTCAGACCATTGAATTTGTAG
- a CDS encoding type I restriction enzyme HsdR N-terminal domain-containing protein — protein MHETSMGGTLRDYLSGEEIEETTYEEFRQALAKLLVEELGYPKDSLKAKIDLCFEIDGEEMCRTIDLVVYDKKGLPVLMVLFCAGDVGSYEREAVCAGKLFQDGPVPYVVISDSMDAFLLDAISGKTLAHGIKSVPSYEDLLKMTADYKREPLPAERRAKIERIFYTYTGFLQGTCCSESCSLPPKK, from the coding sequence ATGCATGAAACAAGTATGGGTGGAACATTGCGCGACTATTTAAGTGGCGAGGAGATTGAAGAGACTACTTACGAGGAATTCCGTCAGGCACTGGCAAAGCTGCTGGTTGAGGAGTTAGGCTATCCCAAAGATTCCCTGAAGGCCAAGATCGACCTCTGTTTTGAAATTGACGGCGAGGAAATGTGCCGCACCATCGACCTTGTTGTGTACGACAAAAAAGGTTTGCCGGTTTTGATGGTCCTGTTTTGCGCCGGGGATGTCGGCAGCTATGAACGTGAAGCTGTCTGCGCGGGCAAGCTTTTTCAGGACGGACCGGTACCTTATGTTGTCATTTCCGATTCCATGGATGCATTTCTGTTGGATGCTATTTCAGGTAAGACCCTTGCCCACGGCATTAAGTCTGTTCCCAGTTATGAAGATTTGTTGAAAATGACCGCCGACTACAAGCGTGAACCGCTCCCGGCAGAAAGGCGGGCCAAGATTGAGCGTATTTTCTACACCTACACAGGTTTTCTGCAGGGCACTTGTTGCAGCGAGTCATGCTCCCTGCCGCCCAAGAAGTGA
- a CDS encoding MFS transporter, protein MAFMDESGEIAARSVQDYIDETPYWADGTVAPSSPMTAMQWRIWFLASAGKFFEGMVVFMTGVALPLIVQEFKLGAMEKGTVSAATLFGILIGATALGGLADHYGRKKMFIVEMVLFVSCLVALVFSPDFPFLVTFLFGMGLALGCDYPTAHMVISESIPSSDRGRLVLSAFAFQAVGALAGTAIGFLILYKAPEISAWRYMYGAAIIPAVLVVVGRFYIPDSSHWLVSKGRIKEAEDALHRLLHREPHYPKIIRIAPPAENGNASAGENGKGSYADLFKGKCLRATILASVPWFLQDLGTYGIGIFTPTILGSVIGAKAVHARNVADLIQNDILAAKGAAFIDVLLLVGIIAAVLMADKVGRIKLQVAGFLGCAAGLFLASMSMTVAADSSMSMSLLFSGFMLFSFMTNMGPNAITYLLAGEVFPTNIRGKGAGFAASFAKIGAVTTAFFFPFLLKGFGAGTILIFLVGCSVLGAIITWRFRIETSGVNLEDL, encoded by the coding sequence ATGGCTTTTATGGATGAATCGGGCGAAATCGCAGCCAGATCTGTGCAGGATTATATAGACGAAACCCCGTATTGGGCTGATGGGACTGTCGCGCCATCTTCTCCCATGACTGCAATGCAGTGGCGGATCTGGTTTCTTGCATCCGCAGGGAAGTTTTTTGAGGGTATGGTCGTTTTCATGACCGGGGTGGCCCTGCCGCTGATTGTGCAGGAGTTTAAACTCGGAGCCATGGAAAAGGGTACAGTCAGTGCTGCGACACTTTTCGGAATTCTCATAGGAGCCACTGCGCTCGGTGGACTTGCAGACCATTACGGGCGCAAGAAGATGTTCATTGTGGAGATGGTTCTTTTTGTGTCTTGTCTGGTAGCTCTTGTCTTCAGTCCCGATTTTCCATTTTTAGTGACTTTCCTGTTCGGTATGGGCTTGGCTCTGGGGTGCGATTACCCCACCGCTCATATGGTCATTTCTGAATCCATTCCCAGTAGCGACAGGGGACGGCTGGTCCTCAGCGCTTTTGCTTTTCAGGCTGTAGGTGCCCTTGCTGGAACTGCCATCGGCTTCCTTATTCTTTACAAAGCCCCGGAAATTTCAGCATGGCGATACATGTATGGAGCAGCTATTATTCCTGCGGTTCTGGTTGTTGTCGGCAGGTTTTATATTCCGGACAGCAGTCACTGGCTGGTATCTAAAGGCCGCATCAAGGAAGCGGAAGATGCTCTCCACAGGTTGCTGCACAGGGAGCCCCACTACCCCAAGATTATCAGAATTGCTCCTCCCGCTGAAAATGGAAATGCCAGTGCGGGTGAAAACGGTAAAGGTTCATATGCCGATCTTTTCAAGGGAAAATGTCTACGGGCGACAATTCTTGCTTCTGTCCCATGGTTTCTGCAGGATTTGGGAACGTACGGGATCGGCATTTTTACCCCGACAATACTCGGTTCGGTTATCGGGGCCAAAGCTGTGCATGCCCGTAATGTTGCGGATCTGATACAAAATGATATCTTGGCTGCCAAGGGAGCTGCATTTATTGATGTGCTCCTGCTGGTTGGGATTATAGCCGCTGTGTTAATGGCGGATAAGGTCGGTCGTATCAAGCTGCAGGTGGCGGGGTTTCTCGGCTGTGCTGCAGGGCTTTTTCTTGCTTCCATGTCCATGACTGTGGCCGCTGATTCCTCCATGTCCATGAGTCTTCTCTTCAGCGGATTTATGCTTTTCAGCTTTATGACTAATATGGGACCTAATGCCATAACCTATCTTTTGGCCGGAGAGGTTTTCCCGACCAATATCAGAGGTAAGGGGGCAGGGTTTGCTGCATCCTTTGCCAAGATCGGTGCGGTCACCACAGCGTTTTTCTTTCCTTTCCTGCTCAAGGGGTTCGGTGCCGGAACTATTTTGATTTTTCTGGTCGGTTGTTCAGTGCTCGGTGCAATCATAACATGGCGATTCCGCATAGAAACCAGCGGGGTAAATCTGGAAGATTTGTAA
- a CDS encoding symporter small accessory protein — translation MMLGLGSIEIAAVFWLCLLSSLGCVIYGILNWNNRGKPDTTALNVEVQGKGDK, via the coding sequence ATGATGTTAGGACTAGGAAGCATTGAGATTGCGGCGGTCTTCTGGCTATGCCTGCTCTCATCGCTAGGCTGCGTGATCTATGGGATCCTCAACTGGAACAACAGGGGCAAACCCGACACCACAGCACTGAATGTGGAAGTGCAAGGGAAAGGGGATAAATAA
- a CDS encoding NADH-quinone oxidoreductase subunit N: protein MNVNLYLFMPELSMFLIITLLFVQAVGSEKMRDKVGVWLPIASFLPVIVSLLSVGQEGLSFHGAYLVDPLSQFFKVAIAIGFCVTVFNASRQPTLLQEKRSDYFLFLAISAWGLMMLASSVELITIYLALELSSYALYAIIALRAKDKGAAEAAIKYIMFGAISTAVALYGFSYILAGMHTTYLAELVQKTWSFEAAPMAVTGMALFLLGMFYKLALFPFHFWCPDVYEGASNETAAFVATLPKLGAVVILIRLAAMFKPGYDITTIIAVLGALSMTFGNLAALVQRDVKRILGYSSVAHAGYIMIGLVSGTAEGLAAASFYALAYVAMNLTCFWVVSRVSVDGRNLQLDDLNGLHKRAPALAFALAVGAFALVGLPPMAGFMGKLFLFSSGWNHGYNWLIIIAGINTAISIYYYLGMVRHAYTKDAVEGTPLPDTSTFSFAGAALLSLLVLGLGMMPAGVFDFALKVGSIMP, encoded by the coding sequence ATGAATGTGAATCTATATCTTTTCATGCCGGAACTTTCCATGTTCCTGATTATTACCCTGTTGTTTGTGCAGGCTGTCGGTAGTGAGAAGATGCGTGATAAAGTCGGAGTCTGGCTGCCTATTGCGTCTTTTCTTCCGGTGATAGTCTCATTACTTTCGGTGGGGCAGGAAGGGCTGTCTTTTCATGGAGCCTATCTGGTTGATCCGCTTTCGCAATTTTTCAAAGTTGCTATTGCCATCGGCTTTTGCGTGACTGTCTTCAATGCTTCCCGTCAGCCTACATTGCTGCAGGAGAAAAGGTCCGACTACTTCCTTTTCCTTGCCATCAGTGCATGGGGGCTGATGATGCTCGCTTCTTCCGTGGAGTTGATCACCATATACCTTGCGTTGGAACTTTCCTCCTACGCTCTCTATGCCATCATTGCCCTGCGGGCCAAGGATAAGGGCGCGGCGGAAGCGGCGATCAAGTATATCATGTTCGGCGCAATCTCCACCGCAGTGGCTTTGTACGGGTTCTCTTACATCCTTGCCGGTATGCATACCACTTACCTTGCCGAACTGGTCCAGAAAACATGGTCCTTCGAGGCCGCTCCCATGGCCGTGACCGGTATGGCCTTGTTTCTGCTGGGCATGTTTTACAAGCTGGCTCTGTTCCCGTTCCACTTTTGGTGTCCGGATGTTTACGAAGGTGCCAGCAATGAAACCGCAGCTTTTGTGGCAACCCTGCCCAAGCTTGGCGCGGTGGTTATCCTGATCCGTCTGGCTGCCATGTTCAAACCCGGTTACGATATTACTACCATAATTGCCGTGCTCGGTGCGTTGTCCATGACTTTCGGTAACCTTGCTGCGCTCGTGCAGCGTGATGTAAAGCGTATCCTCGGTTATTCCTCTGTAGCTCATGCTGGATACATCATGATTGGTCTGGTTTCAGGGACGGCTGAAGGATTGGCGGCGGCATCATTTTACGCACTGGCCTATGTGGCTATGAACCTGACCTGTTTCTGGGTGGTCAGCCGCGTTTCTGTTGATGGGCGCAACCTGCAGCTGGATGACCTGAACGGCCTGCACAAGCGTGCTCCGGCCCTTGCCTTTGCACTGGCAGTAGGGGCATTCGCGCTGGTGGGCCTTCCGCCAATGGCTGGATTCATGGGCAAGCTCTTCCTGTTCTCATCCGGCTGGAATCATGGTTACAACTGGCTGATCATTATCGCCGGGATCAACACCGCAATTTCCATCTACTACTATCTTGGAATGGTTCGCCATGCCTATACCAAGGACGCAGTTGAAGGAACACCTCTGCCGGATACCTCCACATTCAGCTTTGCAGGAGCGGCTCTGCTTTCCCTGCTGGTGTTGGGATTGGGTATGATGCCTGCCGGTGTGTTTGACTTCGCCTTGAAGGTGGGGAGTATCATGCCGTAG
- a CDS encoding sodium:solute symporter family protein produces MITKIVITSIYLGVIFYLGFKGWQSTKKTTDYMLAGRQMNPFIMAMSYGATFVSTSAIIGFGGAAGLFGFPLLWLTLATIVVGIFIAMVFFGKRTRRMGLALESHTFPELLGRRYDSKFIQGFAGGIIFLFIPVYAAAVLIGISRMMEISFGIPYGTALLLISFILAGYVISGGMKAVMYTDAFQGLIMAVMMIILIISTYSMLGGVTEAHQALTDMVNLMPAKLQKGGMIGWTQGARFGTPLWLVIYTTIVYGVGIGVLAQPQLAVRFMTVPSDRELNRAVLYGGIFIPLMTGVAFLTGALSNAVFYKAVGKISIAVAGGNMDKIIPMYIEQMMPSWFSALFLLAMLAAGMSTLSSQYHVGGTALGRDFFERFVNVPAEKSVKITRIGVGITLLAAILWAWVLPPSIIARATAFFFGLCAASFLPIYLLGLYWKGMTKKAAKVSMVGGFSASMFWLLFVHAKEAKAIGLCKALTGMDTLVSSAAKGSWVWLLQWVDPNVVALPISLALAIGVAMVTPRMNKEHLKLCWANM; encoded by the coding sequence ATGATTACCAAGATCGTCATAACCAGCATCTATCTCGGGGTAATTTTCTACCTCGGGTTCAAGGGATGGCAGTCCACCAAAAAAACCACCGACTACATGCTGGCCGGGCGGCAGATGAATCCATTCATCATGGCCATGTCTTACGGCGCCACCTTTGTTTCTACATCCGCAATCATCGGCTTCGGCGGGGCTGCCGGTCTTTTCGGATTTCCTCTGCTCTGGTTGACTCTTGCCACCATTGTAGTCGGAATTTTCATTGCAATGGTCTTTTTCGGCAAACGGACCAGACGCATGGGGCTGGCGCTCGAAAGCCACACCTTTCCTGAACTGCTGGGACGCCGCTATGATTCCAAATTCATTCAGGGCTTCGCCGGCGGAATTATCTTCCTTTTCATCCCGGTATACGCTGCTGCGGTACTGATCGGTATTTCACGCATGATGGAAATATCCTTCGGCATCCCCTACGGCACCGCACTTCTGCTGATCAGCTTTATTCTTGCCGGATACGTTATTTCAGGCGGCATGAAAGCGGTCATGTACACTGATGCTTTTCAGGGGCTGATCATGGCTGTGATGATGATCATCCTTATTATCTCCACCTACTCCATGCTTGGGGGCGTAACTGAAGCGCATCAGGCTTTGACCGATATGGTCAATCTGATGCCGGCCAAGCTCCAGAAGGGGGGCATGATAGGCTGGACTCAGGGCGCCAGGTTCGGGACTCCGCTCTGGCTGGTCATATACACTACAATTGTCTACGGCGTAGGCATCGGTGTTCTGGCCCAGCCGCAGTTGGCCGTACGTTTCATGACCGTTCCTTCCGACCGGGAACTCAACCGGGCTGTCCTCTACGGCGGAATCTTCATCCCGCTCATGACCGGGGTGGCATTCCTGACCGGAGCTCTCTCCAACGCTGTATTTTATAAAGCTGTAGGCAAAATTTCAATTGCTGTTGCAGGCGGAAACATGGATAAAATCATTCCCATGTATATCGAACAGATGATGCCTTCATGGTTCTCCGCCCTGTTCCTGCTGGCGATGCTCGCCGCCGGGATGTCCACCCTGTCCTCCCAGTACCACGTTGGCGGAACAGCTCTGGGCCGGGACTTCTTTGAACGCTTTGTAAATGTTCCGGCAGAGAAATCCGTTAAAATCACCAGAATCGGTGTCGGCATCACCCTGCTGGCCGCCATTCTCTGGGCATGGGTTCTGCCGCCATCTATCATTGCCCGCGCAACTGCCTTTTTCTTCGGACTCTGCGCCGCATCTTTCCTGCCCATCTATCTGCTGGGCCTGTACTGGAAAGGTATGACCAAAAAAGCCGCAAAAGTGTCTATGGTAGGCGGATTCAGCGCATCAATGTTCTGGCTGCTTTTCGTTCACGCCAAGGAAGCCAAAGCCATCGGACTGTGCAAAGCCCTGACCGGAATGGATACACTCGTATCCTCCGCCGCCAAAGGCTCATGGGTCTGGCTGCTGCAGTGGGTTGACCCCAACGTAGTCGCATTGCCCATCTCCCTAGCCCTGGCTATCGGGGTAGCGATGGTTACTCCCAGGATGAACAAAGAACACCTGAAACTCTGCTGGGCTAATATGTAA